A single region of the Streptomyces sp. NBC_00236 genome encodes:
- the mltG gene encoding endolytic transglycosylase MltG, translated as MVNESPDTRAHRRGIRPTRRGRLLLLIAAVLVLGAAAAVLVPLLTREPKTAEQAGSLVIPEGWRASQVYAAADKVLGEPAGTTRRAVATADLPLPAEARGNPEGYLFPATYPVTSATTPKSLLRYMVDTARNRFGADHITAGAQRNNVSVYQTVTIASIVQAEADTGSDMGKVARVIHNRLDRGMPLQMDSTLNYALNRSTLDTSTGDTKIDSPYNSYERKGLPPTPIGNPGEQAMVAAIGPTPGPWLYFVTVAPGDTRFTDDYAEQQRNVAEFNRNRRSPGTG; from the coding sequence ATGGTGAACGAGTCCCCGGACACCCGTGCCCATCGCCGCGGGATCCGCCCGACCCGGCGCGGGCGTCTGCTGCTGCTCATCGCTGCCGTGCTCGTACTCGGGGCGGCCGCCGCCGTCCTCGTACCGCTGCTGACCAGGGAGCCGAAGACCGCCGAACAGGCCGGCTCCCTGGTGATTCCGGAGGGATGGCGGGCCTCGCAGGTGTACGCGGCCGCGGACAAGGTCCTGGGTGAACCCGCCGGCACCACGCGGAGAGCCGTCGCGACGGCGGACCTGCCACTGCCGGCCGAGGCGAGGGGCAACCCGGAGGGTTATCTCTTCCCGGCGACGTACCCCGTCACCTCCGCCACGACCCCGAAGAGCCTGCTGCGGTACATGGTCGACACGGCACGGAACCGCTTCGGCGCGGACCACATCACGGCCGGAGCGCAGCGCAACAACGTCTCCGTGTACCAGACGGTGACGATCGCGAGCATCGTCCAGGCCGAGGCGGACACCGGGTCCGACATGGGGAAGGTGGCCCGGGTCATCCACAACCGGCTCGACCGCGGCATGCCCCTCCAGATGGACTCCACGCTCAACTACGCGTTGAACCGCAGCACTCTGGACACGTCCACGGGCGACACGAAGATCGACAGTCCGTACAACAGCTACGAACGCAAGGGCCTCCCGCCCACCCCCATCGGCAATCCCGGCGAGCAGGCGATGGTGGCGGCGATCGGCCCCACCCCCGGCCCTTGGCTCTACTTCGTCACGGTCGCGCCCGGCGACACCCGCTTCACCGACGACTACGCGGAGCAACAGCGCAACGTGGCCGAGTTCAACCGCAACCGCCGCAGTCCGGGAACCGGCTGA
- a CDS encoding ABC transporter ATP-binding protein, which yields MKPDEPTWTPPPRDADRPPAELRRILRLFHPYRGRLAVVGLLVGASSLVSVASPFLLREILDTAIPQGRTGLLSLLALGMILTAVMNSVFGVLQTLISTTVGQRVMHDLRTAVYTQLQRMPLAFFTKTRTGEVQSRIANDIGGMQATVTSTATSLVSNLTAVIATVVAMLALDWRLTVVSLLLLPVFVWISRRVGRERKKITTQRQKQMAAMAATVTESLSVSGILLGRTMGRSDSLTKGFAEESERLVDLEVRSSMAGRWRMSTIGIVMAAMPAVIYWAAGIALQSGGPDVSIGTLVAFVSLQQGLFRPAVSLLSTGVQMQTSLALFQRIFEYLDLTVDITEPEKPVRLEKIRGEIRFENVDFSYDEKSGPTLSGVDVTVPAGASLAVVGPTGSGKSTLSYLVPRLYDVTGGRVTLDGVDVRELDFDTLARAVGVVSQETYLFHASVAENLRFAKPDATDEEIEAAARAAQIHDHIASLPDGYDTLVGERGYRFSGGEKQRLAIARTILRDPPVLILDEATSALDTRTEFAVQEAIDALSAGRTTITIAHRLSTVRDADQIVVLDAGRTAERGSHEELLRQDGRYAALVRRDDTRLAAPVAG from the coding sequence ATGAAACCCGACGAACCCACGTGGACACCCCCGCCCCGGGACGCCGACCGGCCGCCTGCCGAGCTGCGCCGCATCCTCCGCCTCTTCCATCCCTACCGCGGCCGCCTCGCGGTGGTCGGACTGCTCGTCGGCGCCTCGTCGCTGGTGTCGGTCGCCTCTCCGTTCCTGCTGCGCGAGATCCTGGACACCGCCATCCCTCAGGGGCGGACCGGACTGCTCTCGCTGCTCGCCCTCGGCATGATCCTCACCGCGGTGATGAACAGCGTCTTCGGCGTGCTCCAGACCCTCATCTCCACCACGGTCGGCCAGCGGGTCATGCACGACCTGCGCACCGCGGTGTACACGCAGCTCCAGCGGATGCCGCTCGCCTTCTTCACGAAGACCCGCACGGGTGAGGTCCAGTCCCGGATCGCCAACGACATCGGTGGCATGCAGGCCACCGTCACCTCGACGGCGACCTCCCTGGTCTCCAACCTCACCGCGGTCATCGCCACGGTCGTCGCCATGCTGGCGCTCGACTGGCGGCTCACCGTCGTCTCGCTGCTCCTGCTGCCGGTCTTCGTCTGGATCAGCCGGCGGGTCGGCCGCGAGCGGAAGAAGATAACCACCCAGCGTCAGAAGCAGATGGCCGCCATGGCGGCCACCGTCACCGAATCGCTCTCCGTCAGCGGCATCCTGCTCGGCCGCACGATGGGCCGCTCGGACTCGCTGACCAAGGGATTCGCCGAGGAGTCCGAGCGCCTCGTCGACCTCGAAGTGCGCTCCAGCATGGCCGGACGCTGGCGGATGTCGACGATCGGCATCGTGATGGCCGCCATGCCGGCCGTCATCTACTGGGCCGCCGGCATCGCCCTGCAGTCCGGTGGTCCCGACGTCTCGATCGGAACGCTGGTGGCCTTCGTCTCGCTCCAGCAGGGCCTCTTCCGGCCCGCCGTGAGCCTGCTCTCCACCGGGGTGCAGATGCAGACGTCCCTCGCCCTCTTCCAGCGCATCTTCGAATACCTCGACCTCACGGTGGACATCACCGAGCCGGAGAAGCCGGTGCGCCTGGAGAAGATCCGCGGCGAGATCCGCTTCGAGAACGTCGACTTCAGCTACGACGAGAAGAGCGGTCCGACCCTCAGCGGCGTCGATGTGACCGTGCCCGCCGGAGCCAGCCTGGCCGTCGTCGGTCCCACCGGCTCCGGCAAGTCCACCCTCAGCTATCTCGTGCCGAGGCTCTACGACGTCACCGGCGGCCGTGTCACGCTCGACGGGGTCGACGTGCGCGAACTGGACTTCGACACCCTCGCCAGGGCGGTCGGCGTGGTTTCCCAGGAGACGTACCTCTTCCACGCCTCGGTCGCCGAGAACCTGCGCTTCGCCAAGCCGGACGCGACCGACGAGGAGATCGAGGCGGCAGCCCGCGCCGCACAGATCCACGACCACATCGCCTCCCTCCCCGACGGCTACGACACCCTCGTCGGTGAACGTGGCTACCGGTTCTCGGGAGGTGAGAAGCAACGGCTGGCCATTGCCCGCACGATCCTGCGCGACCCGCCGGTGCTGATCCTCGACGAGGCGACGAGCGCCCTCGACACCCGGACCGAGTTCGCCGTTCAGGAGGCGATCGACGCGCTCTCCGCCGGCCGTACGACGATCACCATCGCCCACCGGCTCTCGACCGTGCGCGATGCCGACCAGATCGTCGTCCTCGACGCCGGCCGCACCGCCGAGCGCGGCAGCCACGAGGAACTGCTGCGCCAGGACGGGCGGTACGCGGCCCTGGTCCGCAGGGACGACACCCGGCTCGCCGCCCCCGTGGCGGGCTGA
- a CDS encoding MarR family winged helix-turn-helix transcriptional regulator — protein MDTPDPDGVLAEQLLRLTRRLQRIQSRQLEPIGITPAQFRLLRTVAHYDGPPRMADLAQRLDVVPRAVTTLVDGLEASGRVRRTPDPDSRRVVRIEITDEGIATLRSLRNARRAAAEEILAPLTADQREVLGGLLTALVNGMPERTC, from the coding sequence ATGGACACCCCCGACCCCGACGGCGTGCTCGCCGAACAGCTGCTGCGGCTGACCCGCAGGCTCCAGCGCATCCAGAGCCGTCAGCTGGAACCGATCGGCATCACCCCCGCGCAGTTCCGGCTGCTGCGCACCGTCGCGCACTACGACGGCCCCCCTCGGATGGCGGATCTCGCACAGCGTCTCGACGTCGTCCCCCGCGCGGTGACCACGCTGGTCGACGGGCTGGAGGCCAGTGGCCGGGTGCGCCGGACCCCCGATCCGGACAGCCGCCGGGTGGTCAGGATCGAGATCACGGACGAGGGCATCGCCACGCTGCGGTCGCTGCGCAACGCGCGCCGGGCGGCCGCAGAGGAGATCCTGGCTCCACTGACCGCCGATCAGCGTGAGGTGCTCGGCGGCCTGCTGACCGCTCTGGTCAACGGAATGCCGGAGCGCACCTGCTGA
- a CDS encoding FAD-binding and (Fe-S)-binding domain-containing protein — translation MPLLEPKPESLRPGVTRSPSHDRVPDAQAPGTPEPLRGELTALLGPQKVLWKISDLVRYASDASPYRFVPQVVVVPEDIDDISAILSYAHGKGRNVVFRAAGTSLNGQAQGEDILVDVRHHWAGIEVLDGGARARIRPGTTVMRANATLARHGRLLGPDPASAIACTIGGVVANNASGMTAGTTRNSYRTVSSLTVVLPSGTVVDTGDPSADEDLAHAEPRLCEGLLALKAEIEADAALTARIRAKYEIKNTNGYRLDAFLDGATPVEILRGLMVGSEGTFGFISEVVFDTLPLDRRISTALLFFPSLTAAAAAVPLFNEAGAIAVELMDGNTLRASVSVKGVPADWAGLPKETAALLVEFRAPDEAGQEAYEEAAAGVVRQLELVRPVTSVTNEFTRDARTVSGYWKARKAFVTAVGGSRPSGTTLITEDFAVPPSRLADACEALLGLQAEHGFDAAVAGHAAHGNLHFLLAFDAAKQSDVDRYAAFMADFCRLTVERFDGSLKAEHATGRNIAPFLELEWGPRATELMWRTKQVIDPDGVLAPRIVLDRDPKAHLRGLKTIPEVEAVADPCIECGFCEPTCPSHDLTTSPRQRIVLRREMMRQPDGSPVEAGLLDAYGYDAVDTCAGDSTCKLACPVGIDTGAMMKDFRHQRHSPREERIAALTAKNFRVVEAVARLAVAAADKIDDRLLQGVTGLARKAVRPDLVPEWLPEIPGAAARKLPRTSRVGASAVYYPACVNRIFGGPEGHRGPSLPQAVVLVSARAGKPVWIPEDLAGTCCATIWHSKGYDAGNAVMANRIVEAAWGWTAGGKLPLVVDASSCTLGIAHEVVPYLTEDNRKLHRELTVVDSLVWAADELLPELTVLRRTGSAVLHPTCSMEHLDDVAQLRTVAEACAEEVVIPDDAACCGFAGDRGMLHKELTASATAKEAAEVNTREYDTYLCANRMCEIGMDRATGRSYHSALMELERATRPGPA, via the coding sequence ATGCCACTGCTCGAACCGAAGCCGGAATCCCTGCGCCCCGGAGTGACGCGGTCTCCGTCCCACGACCGCGTACCCGACGCACAGGCTCCGGGCACTCCCGAGCCGCTGCGGGGCGAGCTGACCGCGCTGCTGGGCCCGCAGAAGGTGCTCTGGAAGATCTCCGACCTGGTGCGGTACGCCTCCGACGCCAGTCCGTACCGGTTCGTTCCCCAGGTCGTCGTCGTTCCGGAGGACATCGACGACATCTCCGCGATCCTTTCGTACGCCCACGGCAAGGGCCGCAACGTCGTGTTCCGGGCGGCGGGCACCAGCCTGAACGGCCAGGCGCAGGGCGAGGACATCCTCGTGGACGTACGCCACCACTGGGCGGGCATCGAGGTCCTGGACGGGGGCGCGCGGGCCCGGATCCGCCCGGGGACGACGGTCATGCGGGCGAACGCCACGCTCGCCCGGCACGGCCGGCTTCTGGGGCCGGACCCGGCGAGCGCGATCGCCTGCACGATCGGGGGCGTGGTCGCCAACAACGCCTCCGGGATGACCGCCGGGACCACGCGGAATTCGTACCGCACCGTCTCCTCCCTCACCGTCGTGCTGCCCAGCGGCACGGTGGTGGACACCGGCGACCCCTCGGCGGACGAGGACCTGGCGCACGCGGAGCCGCGGCTCTGCGAGGGGCTGCTCGCCCTGAAGGCGGAGATCGAGGCCGACGCCGCGCTCACCGCCCGGATCCGGGCCAAGTACGAGATCAAGAACACCAACGGCTACCGGCTGGACGCCTTCCTGGACGGTGCGACGCCCGTCGAGATCCTGCGCGGTCTCATGGTCGGCTCGGAAGGGACCTTCGGATTCATCTCCGAGGTCGTCTTCGACACGCTGCCGCTGGACCGCAGGATCTCCACCGCGCTGCTCTTCTTCCCCTCCCTGACCGCCGCTGCGGCAGCCGTACCGCTGTTCAACGAAGCCGGCGCCATCGCCGTCGAGCTGATGGACGGCAACACCCTGCGCGCCTCCGTCAGCGTGAAGGGGGTGCCCGCCGACTGGGCGGGGCTGCCGAAGGAGACCGCGGCCCTGCTGGTGGAGTTCCGCGCTCCCGACGAGGCGGGCCAGGAGGCGTACGAGGAGGCGGCGGCCGGGGTCGTGCGGCAGCTGGAGCTCGTCCGGCCCGTCACCTCGGTGACCAACGAGTTCACCCGGGACGCCCGGACCGTCTCCGGCTACTGGAAGGCCCGCAAGGCCTTCGTCACCGCCGTCGGCGGCTCCCGCCCGTCAGGTACGACGCTGATCACGGAGGACTTCGCGGTCCCGCCCTCCCGGCTGGCCGATGCCTGCGAGGCGTTGCTGGGGCTCCAGGCGGAACACGGTTTCGACGCCGCCGTCGCGGGCCACGCGGCCCACGGCAATCTGCACTTCCTGCTGGCGTTCGACGCGGCGAAGCAGTCCGACGTCGACCGGTACGCCGCCTTCATGGCGGACTTCTGCCGGCTCACCGTGGAGCGGTTCGACGGTTCGCTCAAGGCGGAGCACGCCACGGGCCGCAATATCGCGCCCTTCCTGGAGCTGGAGTGGGGGCCGAGGGCGACCGAGCTGATGTGGCGTACGAAGCAGGTCATCGACCCGGACGGGGTACTGGCGCCCCGGATCGTGCTCGACCGGGACCCGAAGGCCCATCTCCGCGGGCTGAAGACCATTCCCGAGGTCGAGGCGGTGGCCGACCCATGCATCGAATGCGGATTCTGCGAACCGACCTGCCCCAGCCACGACCTGACCACCTCACCGCGCCAGCGCATCGTGCTGCGTCGCGAGATGATGCGGCAGCCGGACGGTTCGCCGGTGGAAGCGGGACTGCTGGACGCGTACGGATACGACGCCGTCGACACCTGCGCGGGCGACTCCACGTGCAAGCTCGCCTGCCCCGTCGGCATCGACACGGGCGCCATGATGAAGGACTTCCGTCACCAACGGCACTCGCCGCGCGAGGAGCGGATCGCCGCGCTCACGGCGAAGAACTTCCGCGTGGTCGAAGCGGTGGCCCGGCTGGCGGTCGCCGCGGCGGACAAGATCGACGACCGGCTGCTCCAGGGCGTCACCGGACTCGCCCGCAAGGCCGTACGCCCCGATCTGGTTCCCGAGTGGCTGCCGGAGATTCCGGGCGCCGCGGCCCGTAAGCTGCCCCGCACCTCCAGGGTGGGGGCGAGCGCGGTCTACTACCCGGCCTGCGTCAACCGCATCTTCGGCGGTCCGGAGGGGCATCGTGGCCCGTCGCTGCCGCAGGCCGTGGTCCTCGTCTCGGCCCGTGCCGGGAAGCCCGTCTGGATTCCGGAGGATCTCGCGGGCACCTGCTGCGCGACGATCTGGCACTCCAAGGGGTACGACGCCGGGAACGCCGTGATGGCCAACCGGATCGTCGAGGCCGCCTGGGGCTGGACCGCCGGCGGAAAGCTGCCGCTGGTCGTCGACGCCTCCTCGTGCACGCTGGGCATCGCCCACGAGGTGGTGCCGTATCTGACCGAGGACAACCGTAAGTTGCACCGGGAACTGACGGTGGTCGACTCACTGGTGTGGGCGGCCGACGAGCTCCTGCCCGAGCTGACTGTGCTGAGGAGGACCGGTTCGGCGGTGCTGCACCCGACGTGCTCGATGGAGCATCTCGACGACGTCGCCCAGTTGCGCACGGTCGCGGAGGCCTGCGCGGAGGAGGTCGTGATCCCGGACGACGCCGCGTGCTGCGGCTTCGCGGGCGACCGGGGCATGCTGCACAAGGAGCTGACGGCTTCGGCCACGGCGAAGGAGGCCGCCGAGGTCAACACCCGGGAGTACGACACGTATCTGTGCGCGAACCGGATGTGCGAGATCGGCATGGACCGGGCGACGGGCCGTTCGTACCACTCGGCGCTGATGGAGCTGGAGCGAGCGACCCGCCCCGGGCCCGCCTGA
- a CDS encoding ABC transporter ATP-binding protein: MHIRDLPYSDPGDPDVRSGPRFLIWLGRNQIRGQLKSMAWGLLHQCSIAGLPLAVGFAVQSVVDRSGGRLALAGGMIAVLGVLIAVGDTMLHRTAVTNWITAAARVQQLLARKTAELGSALTRRVAAGEVVAVSTGDVEKIGWFVEALSRFAAAAAALVIICVGLVLYLPSLGVLVALAMPLLALAVLPLLPRATRRADVQREKAGKATELASDTVAGLRVLRGIGGEELFLGRYRRASQEVRKAAVRSARMWSLISAIQVLLPGVLLISLVTYGAALARDGKIDVGQLVTVYSAATLMLFPLRHFEEIAMAYSFSRPSAQRAVRVLSLSRVARPSTIDAAPTGDLYDPVTGLLAPEGLFTAVVCGDPDEAGRLADRLGGHAQPAVAKEGEGEEAAAPEVPSVLLGGVPLDELELDAARTAVLVQDKDPVLLSGTLRELLDVPSSGRVAAVDALAAAQCGDVLDALAQASVDTGGDPMSTRITERGRSLSGGQRQRLALARSLVTDPEALVLDEPTSAVDSHTEARVAEGVKALRKDRTTVAFASSPLLLDLADRVALVHGGTVVAVGTHRELLRDEPLYRAVVTRETEDEIAASGPDLNEDIDTIGTIEEIEERA; the protein is encoded by the coding sequence ATGCACATTCGCGATCTTCCGTACTCGGATCCCGGCGATCCCGATGTCCGGTCGGGTCCTCGCTTCCTGATCTGGCTCGGCCGCAACCAGATCCGCGGACAGCTCAAGTCCATGGCGTGGGGTCTGCTGCACCAGTGCTCCATCGCGGGGCTGCCGCTCGCCGTGGGGTTCGCCGTCCAGTCGGTCGTCGACCGGTCCGGCGGACGGCTTGCGCTGGCCGGCGGCATGATCGCGGTGCTCGGTGTGCTGATCGCGGTGGGCGACACGATGCTCCACCGGACCGCCGTCACCAACTGGATCACCGCTGCCGCCCGGGTCCAGCAGCTGCTGGCCCGCAAGACCGCGGAGCTCGGCTCGGCGCTGACCCGCAGGGTCGCCGCCGGCGAGGTCGTCGCGGTGTCGACCGGCGACGTGGAGAAGATCGGCTGGTTCGTCGAGGCGCTCTCCCGCTTCGCAGCGGCCGCCGCGGCCCTCGTCATCATCTGTGTCGGGCTCGTCCTCTATCTGCCTTCGCTCGGCGTGTTGGTGGCGCTCGCCATGCCCCTGCTCGCCCTGGCCGTACTGCCGCTCCTCCCCCGGGCCACCCGCCGCGCCGACGTCCAGCGCGAGAAGGCCGGAAAGGCCACCGAGCTGGCCTCGGACACGGTGGCCGGGCTGCGCGTGCTGCGTGGCATCGGCGGCGAGGAACTGTTCCTCGGCCGCTACCGGCGCGCCTCCCAGGAGGTCCGCAAGGCTGCCGTGCGCAGTGCGCGGATGTGGTCGCTGATCTCGGCGATCCAGGTACTCCTGCCGGGCGTGCTGCTGATCTCGCTGGTCACCTACGGGGCCGCACTGGCCCGGGACGGGAAGATCGACGTCGGCCAGCTCGTGACGGTGTACAGCGCGGCGACGCTGATGCTGTTCCCGTTGCGGCACTTCGAGGAGATCGCCATGGCGTACTCCTTCTCCCGGCCGTCCGCCCAGCGTGCGGTCCGGGTCCTCTCGCTGAGCCGGGTCGCGCGGCCGTCCACCATCGACGCCGCTCCGACCGGTGACCTGTACGACCCGGTCACGGGTCTGCTGGCTCCGGAGGGCCTGTTCACCGCGGTGGTCTGCGGCGACCCGGACGAGGCCGGCCGCCTCGCGGACCGGCTCGGCGGCCATGCCCAGCCTGCCGTGGCGAAGGAGGGCGAGGGCGAGGAGGCCGCGGCTCCCGAGGTGCCGTCGGTCCTGCTCGGGGGCGTACCCCTGGACGAACTGGAGCTGGATGCCGCACGGACCGCCGTGCTGGTCCAGGACAAGGACCCGGTGCTGCTCTCGGGAACGCTGCGGGAACTGCTGGACGTGCCGTCGTCCGGGCGGGTGGCCGCAGTCGACGCGCTGGCTGCCGCGCAGTGCGGCGATGTCCTGGACGCGCTCGCCCAGGCGTCCGTCGACACCGGAGGCGACCCCATGAGCACCCGGATCACCGAGCGCGGCCGGTCGCTGTCCGGCGGCCAGCGGCAGCGGCTCGCCCTGGCGCGGTCGCTGGTGACCGACCCGGAGGCCCTGGTACTCGACGAGCCGACGTCCGCCGTCGACTCGCACACCGAGGCACGGGTCGCCGAGGGCGTCAAAGCGCTGCGCAAGGACCGTACGACGGTGGCGTTCGCCTCGTCACCGCTGCTGCTCGACCTGGCGGACCGGGTCGCACTGGTCCACGGGGGGACCGTGGTAGCGGTCGGCACCCACCGTGAGCTGCTGCGTGACGAACCGCTCTACCGCGCGGTCGTCACCCGGGAGACCGAGGACGAGATCGCCGCGTCGGGACCGGACCTGAACGAGGACATCGACACGATCGGCACGATCGAGGAAATCGAGGAGAGGGCATGA
- a CDS encoding ABC transporter ATP-binding protein, with the protein MIGLAPPSYDPAAPESATTLPVGTPTTVRTYVRELMRRHRRPFVVVTALNCVAVVSSIVGPYLLGGLVEDLSDGVTELHLERTAAVFALALVIQTVVTRMMRLRSAMLGEEMLADLREDFLVRSVRLPPGVLERAGTGDLLSRITTDIDRLANAMREAVPQLAIGVVWAGLLLAALAVTAPPLALSVLVALPVLIIGCRWYFRRAPSAYRSEAAGYAAVAAMLAETVDAGRTVEAHRLGARRVTMSDRRVAEWTAWERYTLFLRSVLFPVINATYVTILGAVLMLGGWFVIEGWLSVGQLTTGALLAQMMVDPIGLILRWYDELQVAQVSLARLVGVREIEPDAGDADVAPDGREVRADEVHFGYRAGLDVLHKVSLDVAPGTRMALVGPSGAGKSTLGRLLAGVYAPRTGEVTLGGAELSQMTAERVRTHVALVNQEHHVFVGSLRDNLRLARTGAGDAELWASLAAVDADGWARALDEGLDSEVGSGGLVLTPAQAQQIALARLVLADPHTLVLDEATSLLDPRAARHLERSLARVLDGRTVVAIAHRLHTAHDADVIAVVEQGRISELGSHDELVAADGAYAALWRSWHG; encoded by the coding sequence ATGATCGGCCTCGCACCACCGTCGTACGACCCGGCCGCCCCGGAGTCGGCGACGACCCTGCCGGTCGGCACCCCCACGACCGTACGCACCTATGTCCGGGAGCTGATGCGGCGCCACCGGCGGCCGTTCGTCGTGGTCACGGCGCTCAACTGCGTGGCGGTGGTCTCGTCGATCGTGGGTCCGTACCTGCTGGGCGGGCTGGTCGAGGACCTGTCCGACGGGGTCACGGAGCTGCATCTGGAGCGCACCGCGGCAGTGTTCGCGCTGGCGCTGGTCATCCAGACCGTGGTCACCCGGATGATGCGGCTGCGCAGCGCGATGCTGGGCGAGGAGATGCTGGCCGATCTGCGTGAGGACTTCCTCGTGCGGTCGGTGCGGCTGCCCCCGGGCGTGCTGGAGCGGGCCGGTACGGGAGACCTGCTGTCCCGGATCACCACGGACATCGACCGGCTCGCCAACGCCATGCGCGAGGCGGTGCCGCAGCTGGCCATCGGTGTGGTGTGGGCGGGGCTGCTGCTCGCCGCGCTGGCCGTCACCGCTCCCCCGCTGGCGCTCTCGGTGCTCGTCGCGCTGCCGGTGCTGATCATCGGCTGTCGCTGGTACTTCCGCCGGGCCCCGTCGGCGTACCGCTCGGAGGCGGCCGGTTACGCGGCGGTCGCGGCGATGCTCGCGGAGACGGTCGATGCCGGACGGACCGTGGAGGCGCACCGGCTGGGGGCGCGGCGGGTCACGATGTCGGACCGGCGGGTCGCGGAGTGGACTGCTTGGGAACGGTACACATTGTTCCTGCGGTCGGTGCTCTTCCCCGTCATCAACGCCACGTACGTGACCATTCTCGGCGCGGTTCTGATGCTCGGCGGCTGGTTCGTCATCGAGGGGTGGCTCAGCGTCGGTCAGCTGACGACGGGTGCGCTGCTCGCGCAGATGATGGTCGACCCGATCGGCCTGATCCTGCGCTGGTACGACGAGTTGCAGGTCGCCCAGGTGTCACTGGCCCGGCTTGTGGGGGTCCGGGAGATCGAGCCGGACGCCGGTGACGCGGACGTGGCGCCGGACGGCCGTGAAGTGCGCGCCGACGAGGTGCACTTCGGCTACCGGGCCGGTCTCGACGTGCTGCACAAGGTGTCGCTGGATGTGGCTCCGGGTACGCGGATGGCGCTGGTGGGTCCGTCCGGTGCCGGAAAGTCCACGCTGGGCCGGCTGCTGGCCGGGGTTTACGCCCCACGGACCGGTGAAGTGACGCTGGGCGGCGCGGAGTTGTCACAGATGACGGCGGAGCGCGTCCGTACGCATGTCGCCCTGGTCAATCAGGAACACCATGTGTTCGTCGGCTCGCTGCGGGACAACCTGCGCCTCGCGCGTACCGGTGCCGGGGACGCCGAGCTGTGGGCCTCGCTGGCCGCGGTCGACGCGGACGGCTGGGCGAGGGCCCTCGACGAGGGGCTGGACTCCGAGGTCGGGTCGGGCGGCCTGGTACTCACTCCGGCGCAGGCACAGCAGATCGCGCTGGCGCGGCTGGTGCTGGCCGATCCGCACACGCTGGTCCTGGACGAGGCGACGTCGCTGCTCGACCCGCGTGCGGCCCGGCATCTGGAGCGTTCACTGGCCCGGGTGCTGGACGGTCGTACGGTCGTGGCGATCGCCCACCGGCTGCACACGGCGCACGACGCGGACGTGATCGCAGTCGTCGAGCAGGGCCGGATCAGCGAACTGGGCAGTCATGACGAACTGGTGGCGGCGGACGGTGCGTACGCGGCGCTGTGGCGGTCCTGGCACGGCTGA